One Coccinella septempunctata chromosome 1, icCocSept1.1, whole genome shotgun sequence DNA window includes the following coding sequences:
- the LOC123311440 gene encoding hypoxia-inducible factor 1-alpha inhibitor-like isoform X1, whose product MASTSTEGKKPWDENNLRKYCLNFGDVPRYQFDDPRVDECIRSNKPVVILGTNLVKPAVEKWNLAYMEENMGAALNTVYFSKTHKFKYFDENKMLSQTNPKGVQFTPPIRKIEMPISEFIKTMNSWKQGEERLYMQQSLTSAVGTNIVQDFVNFNWKWITFKQKLHRWGKLTSNLLYISMEGNVTPCHYDEQENFFAQVLGYKRCILFSPDQFQCMYPHPVHHPHDRQSMVDIDKPDLVRFPKFGEAKGIEAVIGPGEVLYIPIYWWHHVESLMRMGPTITVNFWYKAGPTVIQYPLKDHQKVSIMRNIEKMVLEVLRDPKEVGPLLKNVVLGRFED is encoded by the exons ATGGCAAGTACCTCGACTGAAGGGAAAAAACCGTGGGATGAAAACAATTTAAGGAAGTATTGTTTGAATTTTGGAGATGTACCCAGGTATCAATTCGACGATCCAAGAGTAGACGAATGTATACGTTCaaat AAGCCAGTGGTAATATTGGGAACAAATTTAGTAAAGCCAGCTGTCGAAAAATGGAATTTAGCATATATGGAAGAGAATATGGGCGCAGCCTTGAATACTGTATATTTTTCCAAGACCcacaaattcaaatatttcgatGAGAATAAGATGCTCAGCCAAACTAATCCTAAAGGGGTACAGTTCACACCACCTATAAGAAAAATAGAAATGCCCATCAGTGAGTTCATAAAGACAATGAATTCTTGGAAGCAAGGGGAGGAAAG ACTTTACATGCAGCAGTCCTTAACTTCGGCAGTTGGTACAAATATAGTTCAAGATTTTGTTAATTTCAATTGGAAATGGATAactttcaaacagaaattgcaTAGATGGGGAAAGCTAACATCGAATTTACTCTATATATCTATGGAAGGCAATGTAACACCTTGTCATTACGAtgaacaagaaaatttttttgcaCAAGTATTGGGATATAAAAGATGTATATTATTTTCTCCAGATCAATTTCAGTGTATGTATCCCCATCCTGTGCATCATCCTCATGATAGACAAAGCATG GTAGACATAGACAAACCTGACCTTGTTAGATTCCCAAAATTTGGAGAAGCTAAAGGAATAGAAGCTGTAATTGGCCCTGGGGAGGTTCTCTATATACCAATTTATTGGTGGCATCATGTTGAATCTTTAATGAGAATGGGCCCTACTATCACAGTCAACTTCTGGTATAAG GCTGGACCCACCGTCATTCAGTATCCCCTCAAGGATCATCAGAAAGTGTCGATCATGAGGAATATAGAAAAAATGGTTCTTGAAGTACTGAGAGATCC
- the LOC123311440 gene encoding hypoxia-inducible factor 1-alpha inhibitor-like isoform X2 → MEENMGAALNTVYFSKTHKFKYFDENKMLSQTNPKGVQFTPPIRKIEMPISEFIKTMNSWKQGEERLYMQQSLTSAVGTNIVQDFVNFNWKWITFKQKLHRWGKLTSNLLYISMEGNVTPCHYDEQENFFAQVLGYKRCILFSPDQFQCMYPHPVHHPHDRQSMVDIDKPDLVRFPKFGEAKGIEAVIGPGEVLYIPIYWWHHVESLMRMGPTITVNFWYKAGPTVIQYPLKDHQKVSIMRNIEKMVLEVLRDPKEVGPLLKNVVLGRFED, encoded by the exons ATGGAAGAGAATATGGGCGCAGCCTTGAATACTGTATATTTTTCCAAGACCcacaaattcaaatatttcgatGAGAATAAGATGCTCAGCCAAACTAATCCTAAAGGGGTACAGTTCACACCACCTATAAGAAAAATAGAAATGCCCATCAGTGAGTTCATAAAGACAATGAATTCTTGGAAGCAAGGGGAGGAAAG ACTTTACATGCAGCAGTCCTTAACTTCGGCAGTTGGTACAAATATAGTTCAAGATTTTGTTAATTTCAATTGGAAATGGATAactttcaaacagaaattgcaTAGATGGGGAAAGCTAACATCGAATTTACTCTATATATCTATGGAAGGCAATGTAACACCTTGTCATTACGAtgaacaagaaaatttttttgcaCAAGTATTGGGATATAAAAGATGTATATTATTTTCTCCAGATCAATTTCAGTGTATGTATCCCCATCCTGTGCATCATCCTCATGATAGACAAAGCATG GTAGACATAGACAAACCTGACCTTGTTAGATTCCCAAAATTTGGAGAAGCTAAAGGAATAGAAGCTGTAATTGGCCCTGGGGAGGTTCTCTATATACCAATTTATTGGTGGCATCATGTTGAATCTTTAATGAGAATGGGCCCTACTATCACAGTCAACTTCTGGTATAAG GCTGGACCCACCGTCATTCAGTATCCCCTCAAGGATCATCAGAAAGTGTCGATCATGAGGAATATAGAAAAAATGGTTCTTGAAGTACTGAGAGATCC